In Sulfurospirillum tamanense, the genomic stretch AAAGCCTCCATCCCCATACCATCGCCCCGTAATGGAACGAAAAGGGAAAAAAGGCGCCAACGCGCATGTGGCTTCTAGGAGTTGGCGCAAATCACCCCTTTGGGCATACACCGCTTCGCCTTTTTGCAAGTCACACACGCTTACATATAAAGGAAGAGGCAGGTCTTCAAGGCGCGTATAGCCTTGAAAAAACCCTTCAAAAATAGGATGTGTCGCGTCAATTTTCCACACACTCCCACCCCAAAAATTCCACGCGATGCTTTTTCTAAAGGCGCGGCTTTTGAAAAACGCCAACATCGCTTCGGGCGCATTGCCACACGCATAGCCCACGCCAATCGCCGCACCAATACTGCTACCGCTAATGGCCCGCACACCGATGCCAAGCTCCCCAAGGGCTTTCAATACTCCCAAATGGTACGCCCCGCGCGCCGCACCACCAGAGAGGCACAGCCCAATCTCTTTAGGTATAGTTCCCAAAATCCAACACTTCCCACCGCCCATCATGGTGTTCTACGATTGCTGTGCAACTCTCCACCCAATCGCCGCAGTTTAGGTATTCTACGCCTTCAATCATGCGAATCTCCGCCTTGTGAATATGCCCGCAAATGACTCCACCATAGCCGTAACGCTTGGCGTGGTCAGCCAAAACACTCTCAAAATCTGTGATGAAACTCACCGATTTTTTCACGTTTTGCTTGACGTATTTTGAGAGGGACCAATAGCTACGCATCCCGCATTTTCGCCGTGTGTAGTTGAGGGCTTTGTTTACATGTAAGAGCAATTCATACCCTTTGTCACCCAGATGCGCGACCCATTTTTTTGTCATGGTAATACTATCAAAAAAATCCCCGTGGGTGATATAATAAGACTTGCCATTAAGGCCTTGATACAGCGCGTCTTTGATGACATGCAGTCGCTCGCCCAACACCAAAGGCGCGAAAGAGCGTAAAAATTCATCGTGATTGCCCAAAATGAAAAAGACTTCCGTCCCTTTGCGAGATTTGCGTAAAATCTTTTGAATCACATCTGAGTGGGACTGAGGCCAATGTAGCCGCCGCTTGATAGCCCAACCATCAATGATGTCGCCTACGAGGTAGAGGTGGTCGCTCTCATGGTCGCGTAAAAACGCCAAGAGTTCATCCGTTTTGGAAAACTTTGTGCCCAAGTGCACGTCTGAGAGAAAAATGCTGCGGTAGGTTTTCATAAACCCAAGTGTACATATATTCCATAACCAAATGGTTACTGTATGAGTGTGTTTATTTTACTTTTGCGCTAGATTCTTTACTTGTAAGGCTATTTTTCCAAGAACGCAGTTTTCCAGTCTTCTAAAAACTCATTTTCTCTTTGGTGATTGTAAAAAGGTAAGCCAAAGATTTTTATATCCTCACAGTCCACCAATAATCCTATATTTTTTTTGCAAACAGTTGCTTCGTGTAGGCTTAGTAAAAAGTTTTCTTTCCATGCGTCCCCCAGTCTTAAATGCTCTCCTTTTGGCTCGATAAATACTTGCAAGAGTGCTTTGTTTTCATTTTTTGTGGTGAGCAAAAGGATAAAATCAGGCTCAAATCGTTGTCCGTTTTCTCTAAAACTGTAAAGCCAAAATGCTTTTTCATTGCGGATAAGTCGTATATCTTCAAATTTTTTATTGAGATTTTCGATTTGGGCATTAAGGAAAAGCACAAAATCCATCTCTTCGCTTGTGCCATAGTTTTCATCATAAACATACCAATCAACGTGCATAACATCAAAAGGTTTTTCATATTTTTTTAGTCCATTGGCATTGGGTTTTGGTTTGACTTTGAGCGTTTTATCTTCCAGCCTCGTTTTAAGGGGTATCGGATAAAACTCTTTTGTCCCCTCATAATCACAGTCGTTTTTGAGAACACCTTTTTTTATCCACTCTAACACATCCATCACCGCTTTTCGTTTTTGGTATTCGCTGATGAGAGGTTTTTCTATATCGCTATAAATTGACCATATAATTTTTCCTAGATAGTTTTCATCGGCTAAAAATTCATTGATAGATTTGAGATGTGGAAAGTGTTTTTTGAGAT encodes the following:
- a CDS encoding patatin-like phospholipase family protein, which encodes MGTIPKEIGLCLSGGAARGAYHLGVLKALGELGIGVRAISGSSIGAAIGVGYACGNAPEAMLAFFKSRAFRKSIAWNFWGGSVWKIDATHPIFEGFFQGYTRLEDLPLPLYVSVCDLQKGEAVYAQRGDLRQLLEATCALAPFFPFRSITGRWYGDGGFVDNLPLHPLKQSDLPLVAVNLHPRVKHEGSGGLLRRALFLCWHANVHIQEKEATWLITSPELSRFSLFSFSSLDVLMEMGYVACLETFDKLASGNAV
- a CDS encoding UDP-2,3-diacylglucosamine diphosphatase — protein: MKTYRSIFLSDVHLGTKFSKTDELLAFLRDHESDHLYLVGDIIDGWAIKRRLHWPQSHSDVIQKILRKSRKGTEVFFILGNHDEFLRSFAPLVLGERLHVIKDALYQGLNGKSYYITHGDFFDSITMTKKWVAHLGDKGYELLLHVNKALNYTRRKCGMRSYWSLSKYVKQNVKKSVSFITDFESVLADHAKRYGYGGVICGHIHKAEIRMIEGVEYLNCGDWVESCTAIVEHHDGRWEVLDFGNYT